The Paenibacillus uliginis N3/975 genome has a window encoding:
- a CDS encoding helix-turn-helix transcriptional regulator, protein MSKSKRLIELMMTVNRMRKFTAKELADQFEVSQRTILRDLQELSELGVPLYSEVGPHGGYQVLNERILPPIAFSEEEAVAMFFASHALRHYLFMPFEAESSSALNKFYFYMPGDVRDRIDQIKNRMDIFTPTRQQKAEYLSILLDGAVQQKVITIQYESKGGYSHRNIQPVGIYASNGFWYCPAYCFLRKDFRLFRCDRIQSAEYDTSGILPMDHRHIHLGNWDSLTRQTPSYINIAVELSREGVQRCENELRPVPTIHIYQDGTGRIEQNIPESEILYFAKFFIGLGREATVKEPPELIRCMKDILSDIMAKYE, encoded by the coding sequence ATGTCTAAATCCAAAAGACTCATAGAGTTAATGATGACCGTCAACCGGATGCGGAAGTTTACCGCGAAAGAGCTTGCCGACCAGTTCGAAGTGTCTCAGAGAACGATCCTAAGAGATCTGCAGGAGCTAAGTGAGCTAGGAGTGCCCCTCTATTCTGAAGTCGGGCCACATGGCGGATACCAGGTTCTCAATGAACGAATCCTACCTCCGATTGCGTTCAGCGAGGAAGAGGCAGTTGCCATGTTTTTTGCCAGTCATGCCCTGCGTCACTATCTATTTATGCCCTTTGAAGCTGAGTCTTCTTCAGCGCTGAACAAATTTTACTTTTATATGCCTGGAGATGTGCGTGACCGGATTGACCAGATCAAAAACCGTATGGACATTTTCACACCGACCCGGCAGCAAAAAGCAGAATATTTGTCGATCTTGTTAGATGGAGCTGTGCAGCAAAAGGTTATCACGATTCAGTATGAATCCAAAGGTGGTTATTCGCACCGAAATATCCAGCCGGTCGGCATCTATGCCAGCAATGGGTTTTGGTACTGTCCTGCTTACTGCTTTTTGCGTAAGGATTTCCGTCTGTTCCGCTGCGACCGAATTCAATCGGCGGAGTATGACACCAGCGGGATTTTACCTATGGATCACCGCCATATCCACCTTGGCAATTGGGATTCGTTAACGAGACAGACCCCTTCCTATATAAATATTGCCGTAGAGCTCAGTCGGGAAGGTGTTCAGCGATGTGAGAACGAGTTGCGGCCAGTGCCGACCATACACATCTACCAGGACGGTACAGGCCGGATAGAGCAAAATATCCCAGAAAGCGAAATTTTATATTTCGCCAAGTTCTTCATCGGACTGGGCAGAGAGGCGACTGTCAAAGAGCCTCCCGAACTGATCCGCTGCATGAAAGACATCTTGTCTGACATTATGGCAAAATATGAATGA
- a CDS encoding DinB family protein gives MNTTNEVKHLLIEELEHIVRTSCNLIRKISPEHWDYRPADNMRNLQELVHHLVSVPAVDLLILQEKSESEIRALEVEIAAGTDKETLIGWMNSGTVDVKHYMEKLSEKEFLHKKTKPFYLEHGSVQAKWLIEIVTHTQHHRAQMFNYLKTLGYEVNMFDLY, from the coding sequence ATGAACACGACTAATGAAGTAAAGCATTTATTGATTGAAGAGCTGGAGCATATCGTTAGAACCTCCTGCAATCTCATCCGCAAAATATCACCCGAGCATTGGGATTACAGACCCGCCGACAATATGAGAAACCTTCAGGAACTCGTTCATCATCTTGTGTCGGTACCGGCTGTAGACCTGCTTATTCTTCAAGAAAAAAGCGAGTCAGAAATCCGCGCACTCGAAGTGGAAATTGCTGCTGGAACAGATAAAGAAACGCTCATCGGCTGGATGAACTCCGGCACAGTGGATGTAAAACACTACATGGAGAAACTTTCGGAGAAGGAGTTTTTGCATAAGAAAACAAAGCCATTTTATCTGGAGCACGGATCTGTACAAGCTAAATGGCTGATCGAGATTGTTACCCATACACAGCACCACCGGGCACAGATGTTTAACTACCTGAAAACTCTGGGCTATGAAGTGAATATGTTTGATCTATACTAA
- a CDS encoding S-layer homology domain-containing protein, protein MLKLRLFAPLLLVMSLFLGSSQVFAGVTFRDTDNHWAKATIEWGVEKGIVNGYANGTFMPNQNVTEAEFIRMLVVGIAGKDLEETYLTEFWSDKYYNFLHFKNYPVRGFADKKIRSTYITRAQVAELVSSADGVNYSGDQAIQYVLGKKYALGRIKGENTIRGYMGHETITRAEVLQLIKNLTNHGMSNLYDRPTESSPTASLPKLPTEWDVYRDNMYIVIRQNVFTKYSGYRIYDDGDSRVVMTRTKQQGQVDNAVTVQFEPQILSFSSISLSDSNDSTQRNMLSDVLDLYGFKIDKSYLLTKIDSAVKNKKEIQLKVSGKTIVIDPLISSPEGQIKVYYKWWDVARA, encoded by the coding sequence ATGTTGAAGCTAAGACTATTTGCCCCCCTGCTTTTGGTTATGTCATTATTTTTAGGATCAAGCCAAGTATTTGCGGGTGTAACTTTTCGCGATACTGACAACCACTGGGCGAAGGCGACTATTGAGTGGGGAGTCGAGAAAGGAATAGTGAATGGGTATGCGAATGGTACGTTTATGCCCAACCAAAATGTGACCGAAGCGGAGTTCATCCGTATGCTCGTGGTCGGCATCGCGGGCAAGGATTTAGAGGAGACTTACTTGACCGAATTCTGGTCGGATAAATATTATAACTTCCTTCATTTTAAAAATTATCCGGTCCGCGGTTTTGCAGACAAGAAGATTCGGAGTACCTATATTACACGCGCCCAAGTCGCAGAACTTGTGTCCAGTGCGGATGGAGTCAACTATTCAGGAGATCAGGCCATTCAATACGTGCTCGGCAAAAAGTATGCACTAGGACGGATTAAGGGCGAGAACACGATCCGGGGATATATGGGCCATGAGACCATCACCCGGGCAGAAGTGCTCCAGCTCATTAAAAATCTAACGAATCACGGTATGTCCAACCTGTACGACCGCCCAACCGAAAGCAGCCCTACGGCCAGCCTCCCAAAACTTCCGACAGAATGGGATGTATACCGGGATAACATGTACATAGTAATCCGTCAGAACGTGTTCACAAAATATAGCGGATATCGCATTTACGACGACGGCGACAGCCGTGTAGTCATGACCCGAACGAAGCAACAAGGTCAGGTCGATAATGCAGTTACTGTGCAGTTCGAACCTCAAATCTTGTCGTTCAGCAGCATATCTCTGTCCGACAGCAACGACAGCACACAGCGTAATATGCTTTCGGACGTACTGGATTTGTACGGCTTCAAGATCGATAAAAGCTATCTTCTGACCAAGATCGATTCAGCGGTCAAAAACAAAAAGGAAATTCAGCTGAAGGTTAGTGGAAAGACAATCGTCATTGATCCTCTTATCTCCAGCCCGGAAGGACAAATCAAGGTTTACTATAAATGGTGGGATGTTGCCCGCGCATAA
- a CDS encoding putative RNA methyltransferase, which translates to MTRSGKLLASARLMEQNEALFRCPVCQGALRVDDGKSLLCVNLHRFDLAKQGYVNMLTNPSKTKYDRRMFDARKMINEASFFEPLLVRLSEIISRRQESVQDKEIVLLDAGCGEGSHLTALRKKTSSLVKEEVLGIGIDISKEGVQIAARDDGLNIWCVADLAKCPFADKSFNVILNILSPSNYAEFERLLTDDGILIKVIPDSEYLKELRTLLYRESERREYSNEQTVELFNRGFELLHQERLQYKVSLDPVQLEHLIYMTPLSWGAAEEQVRQVLNHDLSEISCDFSILIGRKKENS; encoded by the coding sequence ATGACCAGAAGCGGGAAGTTGTTAGCAAGTGCCCGGCTTATGGAGCAGAATGAAGCGTTGTTCAGATGCCCGGTATGTCAAGGTGCTCTGAGAGTAGACGACGGGAAAAGCCTGCTCTGTGTAAACCTTCACCGGTTTGATCTCGCCAAGCAGGGCTATGTCAATATGCTGACAAACCCGTCCAAGACAAAATATGACAGACGGATGTTTGATGCGCGAAAAATGATAAATGAGGCGTCTTTTTTTGAGCCGCTGCTGGTCCGGTTGAGTGAAATCATAAGTCGGCGACAGGAGTCGGTCCAGGACAAGGAAATAGTTCTTCTTGATGCAGGATGCGGAGAAGGATCTCACCTGACCGCATTAAGGAAGAAGACAAGCTCTCTTGTAAAAGAAGAAGTTCTGGGGATTGGAATCGATATTTCGAAAGAGGGCGTCCAAATAGCCGCGCGGGATGACGGGTTAAATATATGGTGTGTTGCTGATTTGGCAAAATGCCCGTTTGCTGACAAGTCGTTTAACGTTATTTTGAATATATTATCGCCTTCCAATTATGCGGAATTTGAAAGATTGCTTACGGATGACGGGATACTGATCAAGGTTATACCGGACAGCGAATACCTGAAGGAATTGCGTACCTTGCTGTACAGGGAAAGTGAGCGCCGGGAATATTCCAATGAGCAGACCGTGGAACTGTTCAACCGAGGCTTTGAGCTGCTGCATCAGGAACGGCTCCAGTATAAGGTCAGCCTCGATCCGGTACAGTTGGAGCATTTGATTTACATGACGCCGTTATCCTGGGGTGCAGCGGAAGAACAGGTTCGGCAAGTTCTGAATCATGATCTAAGCGAAATCAGCTGCGATTTCTCTATCCTGATTGGAAGAAAAAAAGAGAATAGTTAA
- a CDS encoding DUF4127 family protein, with the protein MVENVKIVYLPLDERPCNYEYPALLINGTGVNLVRPDLEIMGQKKQPGDTDRLGVWLEEECKNADGAIVALDTLLYGGIVPSRLHDLNEEEIGKRIDRLRGLKRQNPKLKLFALHLIMRCPQYSSSDEEPEYYGLYGRELFQKGYITHRHELGLASEDELEELRRIEKVLPEEVETDYLGRRALNRAANQAVLRYVEEGIIDFLIIPQDDSATYGWTAKDQQLLRDEMTLRNVELSSLMYPGADEAGCTLIARMINEMNGDMPFVYPRFSGVGAPFVTPLYEDRPLFESVKYQILAAGGQVAASAQEADMILLVNAPGAEMTESNNQPSPEASYQVLRNAVELVEYGSFIMKRFRKPVAVGDVAYANGGDLQLLKLLRQKGMLFDLAGYAGWNTSSNTLGTVIAQMMLFTRYGRTEGHLDFLALRYVEDCGYCASVRKLLSQGQVQEMGYSYFEIDGRRGQIASLVREKLEQFIHEHVDTENTRVKIIDVYMPWNRMFEVGVTVKVTED; encoded by the coding sequence ATTGTGGAAAACGTAAAGATTGTATACCTGCCGTTGGATGAACGACCATGTAATTATGAGTATCCTGCTTTACTGATTAACGGAACCGGAGTGAATTTGGTTAGGCCGGATTTGGAGATTATGGGACAGAAGAAGCAGCCAGGTGATACAGACCGGCTCGGCGTCTGGTTGGAGGAGGAATGCAAGAATGCAGACGGCGCTATCGTTGCATTGGATACGCTGCTGTACGGTGGCATTGTTCCTTCCCGACTTCATGATCTGAACGAAGAGGAAATAGGCAAACGTATAGATCGTTTACGTGGACTGAAGAGGCAGAACCCTAAACTTAAGCTGTTTGCTCTGCATCTCATCATGCGTTGTCCTCAATATTCCAGCTCGGATGAAGAACCAGAGTATTACGGGCTGTATGGACGTGAGCTGTTCCAGAAAGGCTATATTACTCATCGCCATGAGCTTGGCTTGGCATCCGAAGATGAGCTTGAGGAGCTGCGGCGGATCGAGAAGGTGCTGCCGGAAGAGGTAGAAACCGACTATCTTGGGCGTAGGGCTCTTAATCGTGCTGCCAATCAGGCAGTACTTCGGTATGTTGAGGAAGGTATTATCGACTTCCTTATTATCCCGCAGGATGATTCGGCGACTTATGGCTGGACCGCCAAGGATCAGCAACTCCTAAGAGACGAAATGACGCTGAGGAATGTGGAACTGTCTTCCTTGATGTATCCGGGTGCGGATGAAGCGGGATGCACGCTCATAGCCCGAATGATCAATGAAATGAACGGCGACATGCCTTTTGTGTATCCACGTTTTTCAGGTGTAGGGGCCCCTTTCGTGACGCCGCTATATGAAGACAGGCCGTTGTTCGAAAGTGTGAAATATCAGATTTTAGCGGCTGGTGGACAAGTGGCGGCGAGTGCCCAAGAAGCAGATATGATTCTGCTCGTAAATGCTCCTGGAGCTGAGATGACCGAATCGAACAACCAGCCTTCACCGGAGGCCTCCTATCAAGTACTGCGTAACGCTGTGGAGTTGGTGGAATACGGCAGCTTTATTATGAAGCGGTTCCGCAAGCCTGTAGCGGTTGGGGATGTGGCCTATGCTAATGGAGGGGATTTGCAGTTATTAAAGCTGCTCCGCCAGAAGGGAATGTTGTTCGATCTTGCGGGGTATGCCGGATGGAACACAAGCTCCAACACGCTTGGAACTGTCATTGCCCAGATGATGCTCTTTACCCGTTACGGCAGAACCGAAGGGCACTTGGATTTTCTGGCCCTCCGCTATGTGGAGGATTGCGGTTACTGTGCTTCCGTCCGTAAATTACTGTCACAAGGTCAGGTTCAAGAAATGGGATATTCTTATTTTGAGATTGACGGAAGACGCGGCCAGATCGCGTCACTGGTTAGAGAAAAGCTGGAGCAGTTCATTCATGAACATGTGGATACAGAGAATACAAGAGTTAAAATTATAGATGTGTACATGCCGTGGAACCGGATGTTTGAAGTTGGTGTTACAGTGAAGGTTACTGAGGATTGA